The following proteins are encoded in a genomic region of Cercospora beticola chromosome 8, complete sequence:
- a CDS encoding uncharacterized protein (CAZy:GH131) gives MSSLKVLLALASTTSATILWDGRLNNYTDASFLESWSWSNQVGPYQYYIHGSENVSDYITLCPNAKNPADTSSEQGIIISIDETSSWNGQNMMRTELIPSTKAPINKGKVFYHFSITHSETNPPTKNEEHQLCFFESHFTELKYGENNGSVNLLRWLVDGQTQWNATLEAGVWHNVAYGIDFDAKTVAFYHSTGEGALELIKGPVAANTFSDGADWHLGVLRLPGADGPSLARESWHFSGVYIEDGELTTTFGAAI, from the coding sequence ATGTCTTCCCTTAAGGTCTTGCTTGCTCTCgcctcaacaacatctgcCACTATCCTCTGGGACGGCCGTCTCAACAACTACACAGACGCCTCATTTCTAGAGTCCTGGTCCTGGTCCAACCAAGTCGGACCCTATCAATACTACATCCACGGTTCCGAAAATGTCTCCGACTACATCACTCTCTGCCCAAACGCCAAAAACCCAGCAGACACATCTTCAGAACAAGGAATCATAATCTCCATCGATGAAACCTCAAGCTGGAACGGCCAGAATATGATGCGAACCGAACTCATCCCATCAACCAAAGCCCCCATCAATAAGGGCAAAGTCTTCTACCACTTCTCTATTACTCACTCCGAAACGAACCCTCCAACCAAAAACGAAGAACACCAACTTTGTTTCTTCGAGAGCCATTTTACTGAACTCAAGTACGGAGAGAACAACGGCTCAGTAAACCTTCTCCGCTGGCTCGTTGATGGACAGACTCAGTGGAATGCAACCCTTGAGGCAGGCGTTTGGCACAATGTTGCTTATGGaatcgacttcgatgccaaGACTGTTGCATTCTATCACTCTACGGGAGAAGGGGCGTTGGAGCTGATCAAGGGCCCTGTTGCGGCGAATACGTTCTCTGATGGAGCGGATTGGCATTTGGGTGTTTTGAGGTTGCCTGGAGCTGATGGACCGAGTCTTGCGAGGGAGAGCTGGCATTTCTCGGGGGTGTATATCGAGGATGGGGAGTTGACGACGACGTTTGGAGCAGCGATCTAG
- a CDS encoding uncharacterized protein (BUSCO:EOG092605OK), with protein MNPSQPVSSQLRAVSFGYLSADDIRALSCRRITSTTTFDTLLNPIPGGLYTPELGPFGDNACATCGLKSPQCPGHPGHIELPVPCYHPTFIDQVLKLLRASCTYCGKLRMKRIQITRYICKLRLVRHGLLRELKQLDEIEHQVAKSPLEANVASDDDASDGDSDTKAIQAQLEQWTNRTLKQARKEGRISEQKSEAVNQERRVIIAEFMNEITKSKKCGSCGGIGHKYRKDRAVKIFKAPLSEKDAIAMVQAGLKAKDPMVELRRKLRLEQNRKRKRDEDEGVADMDNSSEEDGDDVNTDESEGEPEIVGGVVMDDAMETPANKKSKGAEQEYLNPQRVHAHIQQLFDCDGEVLSLVYGRDRRKDGPLSADMFFVKAILVPPNQYRPEAKTDSNSIAEANENRHYRDILTECDQISEVQRELTGHKPAEPRYRERTYLDLETRWIALQECVNSLVDKNLAPVSGRAATQVPDGVKQKLEKKEGMFRKYMMGKRVNFAARTVISPDPNIETNEIGVPPVFAVKLTYPEPVTQYNIEELQLAVRNGPHIWPGAVAIESENGSVVKLERKNAEERTALANSLLAPSSSVNIQGIRPKKVHRHLNNGDIVIMNRQPTLHKPSMMCHRARVLPGEKTLRMHYANCNTYNADFDGDEMNMHFPQNELARAEALSIADTDHQYISATAGNPLRGLIQDHISMSVWLCSRDMFFERGDYMNLLYAALRPENGHCVNGRMETLPPAIIKPKPLWTGKQVISTVLKNLTPHGAQGLTLNSKSTTNESMWGPGGKGEADVTFKDGELIQGILDKKQIGPSSGGFVNAVYEAYGHTIAGRLLSVLGRLLTKLEHMRAFSCGVEDVIFTRNGEVNRRKALADAETVGLAVASKYVTLDAQKPKSDDKELRRRLEDVTRDDAKLHTLDSLMNGETAKLSGEVSKACMPDGLAKPFPKNQMQTMTTSGAKGSKVNANLISCNLGQQVLEGRRVPVMVSGKTLPCFKPFETSVRAGGYIVDRFLTGIRPQEYFFHAMAGREGLIDTAVKTSRSGYLQRCLIKGMEGLRVEYDSSVRNTEDGSVVQFLYGEDGLDIGKAKYMNDFKFTAENYLSLFHSMNMGEAFGTLVSDDAKDANKAAEKKFRKTGDLGASDPALALYPPARHIGSVSEKILADSREWVDKNEMRLIKDKKKNIEGTVSKKNFQHILDVRYMKSVVEAGEAVGVVAGQSVGEPSTQMTLNTFHLAGHSAKNVTLGIPRLREIVMTAATKISTPQMTLRMGNGTSLEEAKKFAKGISKLTLAEIIDKVTVSEAIGTGVAYSEAKKYEIRLDFFPSEEYKKEYAITIGDVVHTIERHLLEWLQAKVRKELKKAGDLSSIKAVEKAMAAEVGESAGPIEQERAQPQADRQGGDDDSDGEGDDDATRDKAKSNKQQGGYDDQEDDEEAAIRNRNASPEPEDQDDDEGYRSSRSSSPDSEDDAKSNAKRSRKVTAAAREARIKSNELTSDITHFNFDDKNGSFCTFTLEYDSSTAKILMLALVEQGLHEAPIQSVKGIKNAAVDESSDKKPGSEAEPPVVLTSGVNVRAMWDYQHILNPHYIYTNSCFDIFENYGVEAGRAAIVRELQGVFGGHGISVDPRHLMLIADYMTRGGGYQAFSRMGYRTNVSPFMKMSFETTLGFLKEAVMNGDEDDLEGPSAKIVVGNINRMGTGGCDVFMPVRNTERESDDEDEEMQVNGAVEEVEEDVEMAD; from the coding sequence ATGAATCCCTCGCAGCCCGTATCGTCGCAGCTGCGCGCCGTGTCTTTTGGCTACTTGTCGGCTGACGACATTCGCGCGCTGTCGTGTCGCCGCATTACCTCGACCACCACCTTCGACACGCTGCTGAATCCCATTCCTGGCGGCCTGTATACCCCAGAGCTGGGTCCCTTTGGCGATAATGCTTGCGCGACGTGTGGTTTGAAGAGTCCGCAGTGTCCTGGGCACCCGGGACACATCGAATTGCCCGTACCGTGCTACCATCCGACTTTTATCGACCAGgttctgaagctgctgcgagccTCATGCACGTACTGCGGGAAACTGCGCATGAAGCGCATTCAGATCACCAGATACATTTGCAAGCTGCGTCTGGTCAGACACGGCTTGTTAAGGGAGCTGAAGCAACTGGACGAGATCGAGCACCAGGTTGCTAAGAGTCCGTTGGAAGCGAATGTGGCTTCAGACGACGATGCGTCGGATGGAGACTCTGATACCAAGGCCATCCAAGCGCAGCTAGAGCAATGGACCAACAGGACACTCAAACaggcgaggaaggagggCCGAATTTCCGAGCAGAAGAGCGAGGCGGTCAACCAGGAGCGGAGAGTGATCATTGCAGAGTTCATGAACGAAATCACCAAGAGCAAAAAGTGTGGAAGCTGTGGTGGTATTGGGCACAAGTACCGCAAAGACCGTGCCGTCAAGATATTCAAGGCACCTCTCAGTGAGAAAGATGCGATCGCTATGGTGCAGGCTGGTCTCAAAGCAAAAGATCCAATGGTAGAGCTTCGGCGGAAATTGCGGCTGGAGCAAAATCGGAAGCGAAAgcgagacgaagatgaaggcgTGGCAGATATGGACAACTCCTCTGAAGAGGATGGTGACGACGTGAATACGGACGAGTCGGAAGGCGAGCCAGAGATTGTGGGTGGTGTTGTGATGGACGATGCCATGGAAACTCCCGCCAACAAGAAATCGAAAGGCGCTGAGCAGGAGTATTTGAATCCGCAGCGAGTGCACGCGCACATCCAGCAGCTCTTTGACTGCGATGGCGAGGTGCTGAGCCTGGTGTATGGACGTGATCGGAGAAAGGATGGCCCTCTCTCGGCCGATATGTTCTTCGTGAAGGCCATTCTTGTTCCACCGAACCAATACAGACCAGAGGCGAAGACTGACAGCAACTCCATCGCCGAGGCCAACGAGAACAGACATTATCGAGACATTTTGACCGAGTGCGATCAGATCTCAGAAGTGCAGAGGGAGCTGACAGGGCACAAACCAGCAGAGCCAAGATACCGCGAACGCACATACCTGGACCTCGAAACACGGTGGATAGCATTGCAAGAGTGCGTCAACAGTTTGGTCGATAAGAACCTTGCTCCTGTGTCAGGTCGAGCAGCAACACAAGTCCCGGACGGTGTCAAGCAGAAGCTTGAAAAGAAGGAGGGTATGTTCCGAAAGTATATGATGGGCAAGCGTGTCAACTTCGCTGCGCGTACTGTCATCTCTCCCGACCCAAACATCGAAACGAACGAGATTGGCGTACCTCCGGTTTTTGCCGTGAAACTCACATATCCTGAGCCTGTGACACAATACAACATTGAAGAGCTTCAGCTGGCGGTACGGAATGGACCTCACATCTGGCCTGGCGCTGTGGCGATCGAGAGCGAGAATGGGTCAGTCGTAAAACTGGAACGAAAGAACGCCGAAGAACGAACAGCACTGGCAAACTCTCTGCTGGCCCCATCAAGCTCTGTCAACATCCAGGGAATACGGCCGAAAAAAGTGCATAGGCATTTGAACAACGGCGATATTGTCATCATGAATCGTCAACCCACATTGCACAAACCGTCCATGATGTGTCATAGAGCAAGAGTCCTGCCCGGAGAAAAGACTTTGCGAATGCACTATGCCAATTGCAACACCTACAATGCCGATTTTGACGGAGATGAGATGAACATGCACTTCCCACAAAATGAGCTCGCGCGAGCGGAAGCATTGTCGATAGCAGACACGGATCACCAGTACATCTCAGCGACTGCCGGCAACCCACTACGAGGTTTGATTCAAGATCACATTTCCATGTCTGTTTGGCTCTGTAGTCGAGACATGTTCTTCGAAAGAGGCGACTATATGAACTTGCTGTATGCAGCGCTGCGGCCTGAAAACGGGCATTGCGTCAATGGGAGAATGGAGACACTGCCTCCGGCGATCATCAAGCCTAAGCCACTCTGGACTGGAAAACAAGTCATCAGTACCGTTTTGAAGAACCTCACGCCCCACGGTGCTCAAGGCTTGACGCTTAACAGCAAGAGTACAACTAATGAGAGTATGTGGGGACCAGGCGGTAAAGGTGAAGCGGATGTGACCTTCAAAGATGGCGAGCTGATCCAAGGTATCCTGGATAAGAAGCAAATCGGTCCATCATCCGGTGGTTTCGTCAATGCTGTATACGAGGCCTATGGCCACACGATCGCCGGACGATTGCTCAGTGTCCTCGGACGGCTACTGACGAAGCTAGAGCACATGCGGGCGTTCTCTTGCGGTGTTGAGGATGTCATCTTCACCAGGAATGGAGAAGTCAATCGACGCAAGGCGCTGGCTGACGCTGAGACTGTAGGTCTTGCTGTGGCTTCCAAATATGTCACGTTGGATGCGCAGAAGCCGAAGAGCGACGATAAGGAGCTGCGCAGACGACTTGAAGATGTTACGCGCGACGATGCAAAGCTTCACACTCTCGATTCGCTCATGAACGGTGAGACCGCGAAGCTCAGTGGTGAAGTGTCCAAAGCATGCATGCCTGATGGTCTTGCGAAACCCTTCCCGAAAAATCAAATGCAGACCATGACCACTTCTGGCGCTAAAGGATCCAAGGTCAACGCCAATCTCATTTCCTGCAACCTAGGTCAGCAAGTCCTCGAAGGTCGCCGTGTGCCTGTCATGGTTAGCGGCAAGACTCTGCCGTGCTTCAAGCCCTTCGAGACGAGTGTACGCGCGGGAGGCTACATTGTCGATCGCTTCTTGACTGGTATTCGGCCTCAAGAATACTTCTTCCACGCTATGGCTGGTCGAGAAGGTCTGATTGATACAGCAGTCAAGACCTCTCGTTCCGGATACTTGCAGCGATGTCTGATCAAAGGTATGGAGGGACTACGCGTCGAATACGATAGCTCTGTTCGCAATACCGAAGATGGTAGCGTTGTTCAATTCCTGTACGGAGAGGATGGCCTCGACATTGGTAAGGCGAAATACATGAACGACTTCAAGTTCACGGCCGAGAACTACCTGTCTCTCTTCCATTCCATGAACATGGGAGAAGCTTTCGGCACTCTGGTCAGCGATGACGCCAAAGACGCCAACAAGGCAGCCGAGAAGAAATTCCGCAAGACCGGAGATCTTGGAGCGTCCGATCCCGCATTGGCTCTATATCCACCTGCAAGACACATTGGCAGTGTCAGTGAGAAGATTCTCGCCGACTCACGGGAGTGGGTAGACAAGAATGAGATGCGCCTCATAAaagataagaagaagaacatcgAGGGCACCGTTTCCAAGAAGAACTTCCAGCACATCCTCGACGTTCGCTACATGAAATCCGTCgtggaagctggagaagctgtCGGCGTTGTTGCGGGGCAGTCTGTTGGTGAGCCATCGACGCAAATGACATTGAACACTTTCCATTTGGCTGGGCACTCCGCCAAGAACGTCACACTTGGTATTCCGCGTCTACGAGAAATCGTCATGACCgcagcgacgaagatctCGACACCGCAAATGACTTTGCGAATGGGCAATGGCACTTCACTGGAAGAGGCAAAGAAGTTTGCAAAGGGTATTTCCAAGCTCACGTTGGCCGAAATTATCGACAAGGTTACCGTGTCGGAAGCGATCGGCACAGGAGTTGCGTACAGTGAAGCCAAGAAGTACGAGATCCGACTCGACTTCTTCCCCAGCGAGGAGTACAAAAAGGAATATGCCATCACGATTGGCGATGTCGTTCACACTATCGAACGGCATCTTCTGGAATGGCTGCAAGCCAAGGTCAGGAAAGAGCTGAAGAAAGCTGGTGACCTGAGTTCCATCAAGGCGGTCGAAAaggccatggctgctgagGTAGGAGAATCTGCCGGTCCTATCGAACAGGAACGCGCGCAGCCACAGGCCGATCGCCAAGGCGGAGACGACGATTCAgacggcgaaggcgacgatgacgCTACGCGCGACAAGGCTAAGAGCAACAAGCAGCAAGGCGGCTACGACGaccaagaagatgatgaggaagctGCCATCAGGAATCGCAACGCATCTCCAGAGCCCGAGGATcaagatgacgatgaaggctACCGGTCTTCAAGGTCGTCATCTCCAGATTCCGAGGATGACGCGAAGAGTAACGCCAAACGGTCACGAAAGGTCACGGCGGCAGCTCGCGAAGCACGAATCAAGAGCAACGAGCTGACCTCAGACATCACTCATTTCAACTTCGATGACAAGAACGGCTCCTTCTGCACCTTCACCCTTGAATACGACTCATCCACAGCCAAGATTCTTATGCTTGCGCTTGTGGAACAAGGCTTGCACGAAGCTCCCATTCAGAGCGTCAAGGGCATCAAGAACGCTGCTGTGGATGAATCTTCCGACAAGAAACCCGGCAGCGAGGCGGAGCCGCCAGTGGTTCTCACAAGTGGTGTCAATGTCCGAGCCATGTGGGACTACCAGCACATCTTGAACCCTCATTACATCTACACAAACTCTTGTTTCGACATCTTTGAGAACTACGGAGTGGAAGCTGGACGTGCAGCGATCGTCCGGGAACTGCAGGGCGTTTTCGGTGGTCACGGTATCAGTGTCGATCCGCGACATCTGATGTTGATCGCAGATTACATGACCCGAGGTGGTGGCTATCAAGCTTTCTCGCGAATGGGCTACAGGACCAATGTCAGTCCTTTCATGAAGATGAGTTTCGAGACTACATTGGGTTTCTTGAAGGAGGCTGTTATGaatggcgatgaagatgatcttGAGGGCCCGAGCGCGAAGATTGTGGTGGGCAATATCAATCGTATGGGGACGGGTGGTTGTGATGTTTTCATGCCAGTCAGGAATACTGAGAGGGAgagcgatgacgaagatgaagagatgCAGGTTAATGGTgctgtggaggaggtggaggaggatgtggaAATGGCAGACTAG
- a CDS encoding uncharacterized protein (BUSCO:EOG092621ZV) has product MTGKRPHETNGEGSDVKRQRAGDGSPLPVRQLDGESDLERRKRETAEKIAAMKARIAANKPNGGASAPPAPAPAAAPPASADDQAAKKAEVAAKIAAMKAKMAAKKPTPVNGAAAPPPPAQKEPKESAPWMQEARRRAEGIAASRRAAPVIPTPPPRNEGRGATGGLGVGIHPSLLGDTGGDRGKPGQQGPKFSTTKGNRQPEKPKINPYLDAQPDEEEGVEDSTFAPTARKYAERKSRQIQFSEKGKYMAQANAFRQQAKLEEMKRRIAAETRKTQIEEASDKAYLVPEPPEVEWWDEGLLPEGQNSYENWEQEGRNKIEVEDSIITALIQRPVLLAAPQDKFAPAPKPLMLTTKEQKKLRRQRRMADMKEEQAKIRLGLVEPPPPKVKKSNMMRVLGEQAVKDPTAVEARVNREIAQRAHDHEVANEERKLTPQQRAEKLKQQQAGDEAKGIKIAVFRVDDLSSGKHRYQLDINAKQNGITGMVILNPTLNLVIVEGGVHSIKNYKKLVLNRIKWTENTAPPPDSAPTTFTGATDGSVANVTDGTRGKGSKAADWCNPLDEDGNLKDLSSNVCELIWEGEEATRSFKRWGSRACETDGEAKDVLTKTKMENMWTLARSKQGQKPAW; this is encoded by the coding sequence ATGACGGGCAAGCGACCACACGAGACCAACGGCGAGGGCAGCGATGTCAAGCGACAACGTGCGGGCGATGGATCGCCTCTGCCCGTCCGGCAATTGGACGGCGAGAGCGACCTGGAGCGCAGGAAGAGAGAAACCGCGGAGAAGATCGCTGCGATGAAAGCAAGAATTGCTGCCAACAAGCCAAATGGAGGCGCGAGTGCACCTCCAGCACCGGCACCAGCGGCGGCACCTCCTGCTTCAGCGGACGATCAGGCAGCGAAAAAGGCAGAGGTCGCTGCAAAAATTGCTGCCATGAaagcgaagatggcagcaaAGAAACCTACACCTGTgaatggtgctgctgctccacctccgccagcacAGAAGGAGCCCAAAGAATCTGCACCCTGGATGCAAGAAGCAAGGCGCCGCGCAGAGGGAATTGCTGCATCCAGGCGAGCCGCTCCTGTCATACCCACCCCTCCACCCAGGAACGAAGGACGAGGTGCAACAGGTGGTCTGGGAGTAGGAATACACCCCTCGTTACTAGGAGATACTGGTGGTGATAGAGGCAAGCCCGGACAGCAGGGACCCAAATTCAGCACTACCAAGGGCAATCGTCAACCAGAAAAGCCTAAAATCAACCCATATCTCGATGCGCAgcccgatgaagaagagggcgTGGAGGACTCGACTTTTGCGCCAACCGCACGCAAATACGCCGAGCGTAAGAGCAGACAGATTCAGTTCAGCGAGAAGGGCAAGTATATGGCCCAGGCGAATGCGTTCCGTCAGCAAGCCAAGCTGGAGGAGATGAAGCGGAGAATTGCTGCAGAGACGCGGAAGACGCAAATAGAGGAGGCATCCGATAAAGCATACCTCGTGCCTGAGCCGCCCGAAGTGGAGTGGTGGGATGAAGGTCTTCTGCCTGAAGGCCAAAACAGCTATGAAAACTGGGAGCAAGAAGGACGGAACAAAATCGAAGTTGAGGACAGTATTATCACAGCTCTGATCCAGCGACCGGTCTTACTCGCCGCGCCACAGGACAAGTTCGCGCCCGCGCCCAAACCCCTCATGCTTACCACGAAAGAGCAGAAGAAATTGCGGAGGCAGCGAAGAATGGCGGACATGAAGGAAGAACAGGCTAAGATTCGTCTCGGTTTGGTTgagccacctccaccaaaaGTCAAAAAGTCAAACATGATGCGCGTTCTGGGAGAACAGGCTGTGAAGGATCCTACTGCAGTCGAAGCTCGTGTGAACCGTGAAATTGCTCAAAGAGCTCACGACCACGAGGTTGCAAACGAAGAGCGCAAGCTGACCCCGCAACAACGTGCGGAGAAGTTgaagcaacagcaagctGGAGATGAAGCAAAGGGCATCAAGATTGCTGTCTTTCGCGTGGATGACCTCAGCTCCGGGAAACATCGATATCAGCTTGACATCAACGCAAAACAAAATGGCATTACTGGCATGGTCATTCTGAATCCCACGCTTAACCTGGTCATTGTGGAAGGTGGCGTGCACAGCATAAAGAACTACAAGAAGCTCGTCTTGAACCGCATTAAATGGACCGAGAACACCGCACCTCCCCCGGATAGTGCGCCAACCACGTTCACTGGAGCCACTGATGGCTCTGTCGCAAATGTGACAGACGGCACACGGGGCAAAGGCAGCAAAGCTGCTGATTGGTGTAACCCGCTGGACGAAGACGGCAACCTTAAGGATCTTAGCTCAAACGTATGCGAGCTCATCTGGgagggagaagaagcgacTAGAAGCTTCAAGCGCTGGGGCAGTAGAGCTTGCGAGACTGACGGCGAGGCCAAAGATGTCTTGACGAAGACCAAAATGGAGAACATGTGGACACTGGCAAGGAGCAAACAAGGTCAAAAGCCGGCCTGGTAA